A window of Solanum stenotomum isolate F172 chromosome 3, ASM1918654v1, whole genome shotgun sequence contains these coding sequences:
- the LOC125860768 gene encoding (R)-linalool synthase TPS5, chloroplastic-like: protein MAILFNNVGMLSMVTSRPTPATCFFSFNRGKPSSLVVSKASMKSPDELNPNTIQRRSGNYKPTMWDFQYIQSVNNSYAGDKYMERFDKLKKEMKKNLMMIVEGSIQELDAKLELIDNLERLGVSYHFMDEIMQILRSVHDQISTTATGDSLYSTALKFRLLRQHRFHISQDIFDDFKDENGNLKQSICKDTKGLLELYEASFLSTETETTLKYATRFTTAHLKNYVDNYGGDQDNDILMMELVQHALKIPRHWMMPRLETEWYISIYERMPNANPLFLELAKLDFNIVQATHQQDLRILSTWWKSTCLAEKLSFSRDRLVEDFFWSVGLVFELQHSFFRRMLTKNIALIVVIDDIYDIYGTLDELEIFTHAVERWDVKAMEQLPDYMKICYLSLLNTTNEMAYHMLKEQGINVLPYLTKQYADLWKAYLQEARWYHNGYKPTLQEYMDNAWISVGIPLALLHAFIFVSNPITIETLEYLNKYPDIIRRSATIIRLVDDLGTSSYELNRGDVPKSMQCYMNEKSASEEEARKHINLLIKEMWELMNKDQIRKEVLFSEEFIRIVLNFSRTAHCMYQHGDGHGIQNSHIKNQISKLLFEPLIV, encoded by the exons ATGGCAATATTATTCAATAACGTAGGGATGCTATCTATGGTCACCTCAAGGCCAACTCCAGCAACTTGTTTTTTCTCCTTCAATCGAGGGAAGCCATCATCACTAGTTGTATCAAAAGCCTCCATGAAATCACCTGATGAACTAAATCCCAATACTATCCAACGACGTTCAGGGAATTACAAACCTACTATGTGGGATTTTCAATATATTCAGTCCGTTAACAATAGTTACGcg GGAGATAAGTATATGGAGCGGTTTGACAAattgaagaaggaaatgaaGAAGAATTTGATGATGATTGTTGAGGGATCAATACAAGAATTAGATGCTAAGTTGGAGTTGATTGATAATTTAGAAAGACTTGGAGTGAGTTACCACTTCATGGATGAAATCATGCAAATATTGAGGAGCGTACATGACCAAATTAGTACTACAGCCACAGGAGATTCATTGTACTCTACAGCCTTGAAGTTTAGGCTCTTAAGACAACATCGTTTTCATATCTCACAAG ATATATTTGACGATTTCAAGGACGAGAATGGAAATCTGAAGCAGAGTATTTGTAAAGACACGAAAGGTTTGTTAGAATTATATGAAGCATCGTTTCTCTCTACGGAAACTGAAACCACTTTGAAATATGCCACAAGATTCACAACGGCacatctaaaaaattatgttgacAATTATGGTGGAGATCAAGATAATGATATACTAATGATGGAATTAGTCCAACATGCCTTGAAAATTCCAAGACATTGGATGATGCCAAGATTAGAGACAGAGTGGTATATAAGCATTTATGAGAGAATGCCAAATGCTAATCCTCTTTTTCTTGAGCTTGCTAAATTGGACTTCAACATTGTTCAAGCAACACACCAACAAGATTTGAGAATTCTATCAAC GTGGTGGAAGAGCACATGTTTGGCTGAAAAGTTGTCATTTTCAAGGGATAGATTGGTGGAAGACTTTTTTTGGTCAGTGGGATTAGTATTTGAGCTTCAACACAGCTTCTTTCGAAGGATGTTGACAAAAAACATAGCTCTAATAGTAGTCATAGATGACATTTATGATATCTATGGCACTCTTGATGAGTTGGAAATCTTCACTCATGCTGTTGAAAG ATGGGATGTAAAAGCAATGGAGCAACTTCCAGACTATATGAAAATATGTTACCTTTCACTCTTGAATACTACCAATGAAATGGCCTATCATATGCTCAAAGAGCAAGGGATCAATGTCCTGCCCTACCTCACAAAACAA TATGCAGATTTATGGAAAGCTTACTTACAAGAAGCAAGATGGTACCACAATGGATATAAGCCAACGCTGCAAGAGTACATGGATAATGCATGGATTTCAGTTGGAATTCCTTTGGCTTTACTCCATGCATTCATCTTTGTCTCCAATCCAATTACCATTGAGACATTGGAATACTTAAACAAATATCCAGACATAATTCGTCGATCTGCAACAATTATTCGTTTAGTCGATGATTTGGGGACATCATCG tATGAATTAAATAGGGGTGATGTTCCAAAGTCGATGCAATGTTACATGAATGAGAAGAGTGCTTCCGAAGAAGAGGCAAGAAAACACATCAATTTATTGATAAAGGAGATGTGGGAACTAATGAACAAAGACCAAATTAGAAAAGAAGTGCTATTTTCTGAAGAATTCATTAGAATTGTGTTAAATTTTTCAAGAACAGCACACTGCATGTATCAACATGGAGATGGGCATGGAATTCAAAATTCTCACATTAAAAATCAGATTTCCAAATTGCTCTTTGAGCCTCTCATTGTGTAA